Genomic segment of Musa acuminata AAA Group cultivar baxijiao unplaced genomic scaffold, Cavendish_Baxijiao_AAA HiC_scaffold_205, whole genome shotgun sequence:
TTTTGCCGGATGCATGAAGGCTACATCCCGTTGACATAAACAAGCATAGCTATCAACGCTTAATAGCTTAATGGAAAACCATGGTCTTAGCATATGATAGATCTCATACATCCGATGATTATAATTATTATGTCTTAGCTAAGAAAAATATTCGATATAAATCATGTCAAATTATCAAACGTTAACATGAAACAGGTTGACTTTATTCTCATGCATAACATTCAAATTGTATCTCTCTTTCCTCAACAGAAATTGAATGCTTAGAAAGAAATCTATTTTGTATGACATGGAACATGCAATGACTAATAAAACAACAGATCAATGCCCAGCTCTGCCCGCTTCACTCCTTTCCATCTGCTGCACGAAGAGATCCCAGCTGAACCGGTGCTTGAGTTCCCACCACTTTGGATGATCCATAAACAGATATATCTTGGCCCTGAGACTTCTCCTTCTCGATCTGTTCCTTGATCCAAAAGTATGTGATCCTCAGCCCGTCCTGTGCGAGTGGAAGAAGGAAAAGAGCATGAATCCTTTTGTCATAATTGTGTGGAAGAACAGATCAAATCACTCTTGTGGATACCTTAAGTTTCATTGTCGGAGCCCATCCGAGCTTCTCCTTGATCAAAGTGTTGTCGGAGTTCCGCCCGCGCACACCTTCCGGGCCAGGAATGTGGTGGATGGGAAGCTTCTTCTCCTCGAAGCTCAGCACTATCTCAGCCATCTCATTCATGCTCACCATTTCATCACTTCCGATGTTCACTGGCTCTCGGAAGTCCGACTTGGTCAGTCTAAAGCACCGAGTAAGAGACATCGCTTAGGAAGAACAGCCAAGCATGTTTGTTATGAGTGACTGACAGTATAGCTGTGTAGATCTACCTCAGAACACCCTCCACACATTCATCGATGAAGGTGAAGGATCGGGTTTGCAGTCCATCACCCCACATCTCAAATCTATCTGCAGAGGTGAGAGTCTTCCTGCAGAAAGCTGCAGGTGCCTTCTCCCTTCCACCTACAACTCAGAGAAGCACAAGGTGTCACCACAAACACTCTTCTTCGATGAGTAGAGACCACATCCAGTGTCTTACTACTACCTTTCCATGTCCCAAAGGGGCCATAGATGTTATGGAACCTTCCGATGCGGCACTCGATGCCGAAATCTTTGTTGTAGTGCTTGCACAACTCTTCGGTTGCCAGCTTCTCCAAGCCATAAGCATCTTGAGGCTGCAGGAAATGAAAGAGTTCAGATTCCAAGGTTGTAAGATCCAAGGTGTTTGATGTTTTGACAACTAACCTCAGCAGGCCATGCATCAGACTCCTTCAAGCTAACATTTGTCTCCAGTTGTTTGAATTCGGGGTAGATGCAGGCACTGGAAGCATAAAAGAACCTGCAAGGCATCATTCGCAGATCCATGTTAGAGAAGACGGATGACACAAGACAAACTCGCGTGGGATGAAAGATGAGATGCAGAAGATTAACCACAAAACCTTTTGACGCCATTGATTCTTGCAGCTTCAAGCATGTTGAAGCTGATCATGGTGTTGTTGTACATGATCACGGAGTGGTTGGACTGGATGAAACCCATGCCTCCCATATCGGCAGCAAGATTGAAGACGTGGTCTGCGCCACTGGTGACCTTGAGGCAGTTGTCCATGACCCTGAGGTCGACGAGATGGAACTCATGGCAGAACATGTCCTCGCTCATGTGCTCGTTCTTCTTCCAGTCGGAGGCGACGATGTAGTGGCCCTCGCTCTTGAGACGCCGGGCGATGTGGGAGGCGATGAAGCCTCCGGCGCCGGTGATGCAGATCCGGAGCGTCCCGGAAGGCCAGTAGGGCTCCCTCTCCAAGTCCTCGTACGTATGTGCTCCATAACCGGTTCCGTCATGCCCGGTGCTACCCATTCTGCAACAATTGGAAGCGTTAGCAGTAATTCGAGATGTTTCTTCCCAGGAATCTTCATGTAACATTTACTGGAACATTTATAACCCGAACTCAATCAAAGCAGAGTGTATTGCTTCAAAAAGATTTCCCcgtaaagagagaaagaaaaccaAGAACCAAAACGCAGCTGCATGAGAAGCTTCCTAAATCAACGCATGATTCATTTCTACAGCAAAAGAACAATTGCAGGAGTAGAGGAAAATTATGTAAAGCAGATTAACAAGGGAAACAAAATCAGATGATCCTGTATAATTTTCACGTAACACAGAGAGATCAGATGAACACGAAGATAAAAGATGGAcctcgaagaggaagaggaagttcTTGACGGAGCAGCAGCAGTGGAAAGGTTGGGAGGAGATCTACGAAGCCTTTGGGATCATCCTTTATAACGTCAAAAAAAAGGATCGAAAATTAAGTAAAATATGTGGATGACGTCATGCATTCTGGCTGGCACAGCCGACGAGGTTGAATATTTTCCTTCTGTCATATCCTTATTATATTATTACGAATTCGTTCAATAATTGGACGGATTTAATGCTTATAACAATGATACTCTCTTTTCCTACGCTAAATCGGAGTATTCTACTCCTAAGCTACTTATATACGGCTCAGCCTCTGCCATCCGAGCGAGTAATAATGGCGCGTGTGTAATCGGCGTCGGCCTGGTAGAAATTTCCTTCAGTCAACACAGCACGACACATCTTCCCGTTCGACATACCTTAAGTTCGATTGGGAAAGAAGAACGGGGACCACGTGGGACCCACCATGAAAAAAAAAGTTGGCGGACTCGAGGAAATTTTTTAGTTGATTGGGCACGATTTAATGCTGCGTACGACCGACACGCTACGTTCTTACGCGCGAGGGCGGCGTATTGTTTCTCCCGCCGCCCACTTGAACGGACAAGCGAGTGCCATCTGGACGAGTAATATTTGCGCGTGAACGATCGAGGTGCGACGGCTGGGGGTTTCCCTTAAATGAACCCCGGGACCCGCTTAATCTACCCTTCTCGCAACCCACCCTTTGCAGCGCAGATAGAACAGGTAGGGAATCGGGTATCGCATAACATGGTAAGAGAAGCATTTTATTATTTAACAATTTCTTGCAATTAGAGACACACTTACCACGTGAAAGAACTGTCGCTTTGGTGAGCTGTACAGAAGAGTTGGTAAGAATTATTAGGGTTTAATAATACGAAAAAACAAAATTCATGGAAACTTATTGTGATTCTGATGGCCACACTGTTGAGAGTCACAAACTCATCGACTCCTTGGATTCTCCGTCGCATCATGGTTTAGTAGACACAGAAATGTTCTTACTAATTTACACTTGTGTGATCTTGATTAGTGTTTTGACAAAAAGCTACGATGTAGAAGAAATTAGATGGTCATATTGGATCTTGTGAGAAGCATCTTTAATAGGAAGAAAATTATGATGATTTAGTATTCTACTTCTCGAGATCCAATCGAACCAAAAGTTATAGAGTGAGAGACATGTACTTTCAACTCTCACTTTCCGAAGATTTGACTTGCATTCCCGAGATCCAATGAGAATAAGTCAAACGATGTGGAAAGACTGTAGAACTTGCACTTGAATCCTAAGATTTCAAGTCAGTCATTTGTCTAAGAAAAGTATTATGTCGATCTTTCACCACAAGTATGACAACATTGATTATGTCGATCTAAATAGACACAACTTACATAACGTTACAATCGAATGATATAAATATTTCATGTGGAGTCCATAGACACCAAACATTGTCCTTTTAAATTACACAGCATCATGTTGTATCACATGATTTATATTCTGGAAATTTACCTGGGTGTCAGAATCATATGAGGCAGGCAGGCCTCATGATTGATCTGAGTGATGCTACAAATAATTGTACAAAGAGATCATTAAACTTTGTTAGTTGTTAAAGATAGATATATTATAAAAAGGAAATAATTCATTTGTCATTAAAACTTTGGTATAATATATGCATCCCTCCAAACACTAATATTGCTCTTCAAATAAtattaattcaaaataattagTTTAATCACTTCTAGCTATTGTTTAAATGTGCTCAttcaattaaatattatattatcaagactaatctaaatattgatttaaagattgttattatttaatttttgcaTATTTTGCAAGGCGATAAAAGTATTTTGTTCATCGTTCACaactaatttatttttatatatagatATTTATTGAGCTATATGAGATCATAATTAGATTGATCCTTTGCAAACTAAATTATTTCTCGACTTAAATAATTCTAACTTTTATAACTCCATCTCAAGCTGTCAATCATATGCACTTATTCTCAAAGTTGTTCATGAGTCACTTGCTTTTTAATTAATCATGTGATAGTAAAAgacaataaataatttaataataataataataataataataatattattattattattattgttgggaCATGTGAGTAGATTTTGCTGTGGACTTTGGCACAATGCACTAGAAAAAATGATTCCTCGCGTGTACCCAAACAGCAGTGTTGACCTATTCCTTTAGTTTATGCATTGGTACTCCTAAAATTcaaatttactttgagcaatcacTCAAACTTATAGTTAAATGTATCCATCTCCTTGTTTAATATTGAGCTCAGTCAAAGTTGCACATGGAGGAGGCATGCACTGTAAGATTAGTGTGCCTCATCACCATCAAGTTTTGGTCACTGTGAATCGACTTAAGAGGTTGAGTTGTCTAATCTTATGTAGGTTAATTTGATTATTGCTAGGCTTATAAGTAGATCAAATAGCATGTCTCCCAATTGCCCAATCATTATTGTTGTTGATAAACTATTGTGACAATAAATCAATTTAATAGAAACATATGTAAATATAAGTCATAGATAATTATAATAGATatgttacatcatatgtaataattAATAGTATTATACTCATTTGGTGAGATGTATGTCTCACCAAAtgagtataatatatatatatataggctggGCTTGAACCCGGCTCATTCCGGCTCGTGCCAATGTGCGGCTGGCATCCGAGCTGGGCCGAAATGAACCCGCCCTGGTTCACTGAGCCCGCAATCGGTCGGGCTCGACCGCGCAGGGCGTTGTCATGAACCCATCTACCCGAACCGTCGGACACAAATAGAATCTCAATGTTTCTCATAATTTCTCAGATCATCAACATTTATTGAAATGAAAAAAAGCAAcaagaaaaagtaaaagaaacCCTTCCACCTCACTGGCAGAAATATGAGGAATATGAACAAAGCTTAAGACACTAAAGTATAAAGGTgctgtaagcataaaatctataataggttatattaaatatgaaaataatcttttatatcatgatttaaatcaaataacattagatcTGATTTTACGATATATATCTTTTGATGTGATCTAAAAAAGAAATTTTAGTATGATGTACAAAAATACCGTTTTTACATCCAAGATCGCTGTCAATCTATAAAGAGAACTAaatctttctcttcttttcttatcttttcACAAGACCACTTAGGTCGAGAGAGATACGTAACATTGATCTTTTAGTCTAAggatcctatctatttatagacgagagtagAGGATCTAATATAAATTATCACGAGAGTTCCTCGTATCAAGGGCATCCCCTAAGGAATCAtactttaaataaattttttttattgatcaatatctattattaaaatataattaatttaattatatatcttatttgatTATAAATTGTCACAAAATCTAACCGTTGCAAGAGCTATTAATAATTACTCGAGTTCATTAGCTTTTTGTTGAGTACACTCTTAGGTTGGATATCATGCAATTGATAGCTGATGACTGCATGCCGGTGGGGTTGAGAAGTATAATTGTTAGCTTTTGGTGAGTAGTAGTGGTAAGAGTCTTCGTTGGTTGAGATGTTTGTGTTTCATGCAGTATCAGAGGTTTACATTCAGCCTGTTACGTGCAGCCTAATAAATGCAGAACTGTTGTCTTCATCGTCGATCATAGATCAACTTCCCAAGAAGATTCTTCAGTCATTAATCAATTTAAAGTCCTATAAATCAATTTAATTATCCCTATCATGACACTGCATGAACAGGTGTGCACGACTGGTGCCTGTGGATCGCGTTGCATGGGAGACAGCAAGTTAAACGATGCATGCAGGTGGGGTTTCCCTGTGTGATCACTGAGTCTCCGCAACGAAGCAAGAAGAACATCGCCCCTCTTTATCGAGACTTGATTGCAGAATTGGGATTGCTTTCATATATACGTTCAAAGAGATCTTTATTGATCACACAATAATTGTCTGCCGCTTTATTCCAAATTCTCCATCAACCCATGGAACACTTGTTTGCTTACCAGCATTGTCTCTAATCTTAGATGATTGAGAAACCTCCTCCTCTCATCAAGAATTTGATGCTCCAACTATGACAATGGGCTTATTATCTCGTAATATATTAGCTTAAGttaaaaaagaagaaaggaagaaagcatTGGACTACTGCGAGAGACAGTGCATGCCAACTTCAGTTATTCTTCACTTCAAATAATTAAGAGGTTTACGAGTTCAATCTCCTATAAACAGATGGTTTTCTAGTTTTTTCTCTTTAATTCATCATGCTTACACGGGATGTTGAGACGTAAGAAGCATGAGATCCAAGAGGCAGCTATACAAAATCCATGGAACTGATAGAGATGCAGTTGAATTCTCACAACAGTAATAGCAGCAATGATGAAAAGTTAGGGTTGGAAATTTGCCAACTTTCCAAAAATTCACATTTTATTTTTGATAGTGAACATATTTCTCTAGTTTTCAATTTTCAGAGAGTTACTATAGGAAACATATTCCTCACTTGTTACATAGACATGTCCATGTTGCTATTAGAAGAATCTTGGCTGAAATCTTTTGTATGATGTGATAGATGTTTTGATCCTTGGGTGGAGTAAGGGCCAAAGTTCTAAATATGGAGTCATACGCAACAGTAGAAATATCTACTGGTCCAATCATGTCTGTCTCGATCATGACGAGGGCCACATACCGAATGAAAGGAAGCTGCACCGGCCAGCGTTGGCCCCAATTTTTTGGTAGTGTGAGATTGCATGCAGATAAAACAAGATAGTATAGTTAAAAACAATTATTATTGTGCTGCAAGAAATTGTATTGCATGCAGACAAAACAATTATTGTGCTGCGAGAAATGAGATAGATTCAAGCTGAAGGGACAAACACAGGAAAATGGCTCGGTCACTGTCGAGGATTGCTCTTGCAATATGATGGATTTTAGTTTGATTGGACTTGGATTATTTCAAGAGACATTCTTGGATATGTCTCATTTGAAAGCTGTCCTTCCACTGTTGGCAGTGGCTAggtgagagggaggaggagagagaacagtcagaggaggggaagaagaagagatatGCTCGGGTTGCCTTGGATCAGAGATttggaggaggagaaaagagagGATTAAAAGGGACATGGGGAGGAGATGGAAGGAAGGTTGGGGTctgagaggaagaggaaaaaatgGATTATAGGATTGGGAGTGGGAGAGAGATTTACTCATGATTATGATGATTGTTAAGCTATGCTTCAGAACTTGTCATTTCAGTTTGATGAGTTTATTGATGCCTCCAAATAAGTATAGACACATCATCTCCTTTTTAGCAGCTTGCAGATATATGAATATGAAAGGAGAATCCAATATTCGATTGTCTTTTATATATCCAAATCATGAAACGCATATATGCTATCATATAAATAAGCATTAATAGAGAATCCTGTCCTTGAAGTAGTAGTACACAGCTTAGAACAGCTTGGACAATGCAACTACTACATATGGAGTCATGCATTACAATTACAAGCATGCGTTATATGGTAATCACAACTTATCATGTCATTGTCTTTCTTAGAGGAATGAAATCACCATGTCCTTTTCATTGTCTTCCACCCAAGTGATCTGATCATTTGTAGAAGATGGGCCAGTCTTGGATAGATATTTTACTTCCACCAGTTTCAGTTTCAGTTTCAGGTAGACTTCTTATTCCCTGTTGCAGGCCAAATATAATGCTCTGTCTTTTTGTTTTCTTGGATATGTGATCGAggatcatgataaagataaatatagAATGACAATCTTATATTGTCATTACGTATTTGTCTTTATCATGATCGTTTATCAATCTGAAAGGGACAAATATACACTTTGAAAATATATCCTGCACTTATTTTTGGTAGCATTCAGTACTTCTGTTCACAAAATTCTGATATTTCTGATGAAGCCTTACAAAGCTAAGCTTGAAGATAGTTTTTGCCCCCAAAGAGCATCCATCAGCTTGTCCTAAGAGTTCTACAGGGaaatcatatttaaatttgataaGATTATAATGGAAGTGAAATCCTTCATGTAATTCTCTGATTTAGTTGAGTCTACTATTATTAACTTGAGCTTAAGCATCAATTATTTAGATTGTCAGAAGAATTTATTTGAGTTTTTGTTTAAAAGAGTTATATTAGCTAAAAAGCAGCTATGTCAAATTCTTGGTAgttgatcatcatcatcaccatcacctCCACCAAGATTTGGACTACCACAAAAGGCCAAGAATCTAGTGGTGGTTGGCAAGATGACTTTCATAATTAGTTGAGTCTTCCAGATTTGCACAGTATTCAATCATAATGCTTCACTGTCCAGTACAGTAAACTATGATTACAAGCAACCTCAATCTCAGATGTGGAGAATATAGTAATGAATCATTGAAAATAATACTACTAATTATGATTTGTTTAGATCTATGAAAGTTGACCAGATTATAGAATTGGAAGGAAATCTAATCCTCTCCTGCTAGTGGCTCTATTCAGATCTAAATTCACTGTTTCATATCTTTCATGTGGTCCACCAATATGCATCACTAGTTACTCTTTCTTAGCAAGTGGACAACCACAGCAATTGTAGGAGGGGTCTACCTGTGTGACCTCAACCTCCACCGTTTGCATAAACTACATATATGAATGGGTCCGTAAGCATTATTGTACATACATTTAGATGTTATGAATCCACCACTTTGTCTTCTTGCAGAAATAAGATGGAACCTTCTCTTCAGCTTTGGCCAGAGTTCACAGGGGCTCTTTGAAGCTGATTCATGCACTTGCTTCTGTGACATATGAATTAAGAAACAATTTCCATTTATCTTCAGCTTATAAGCATTTGTCAGTTGTGGGAAGAGTATCTTTTCACTGGGTGGAACTCCACCTGGTGTTCTTCCTACCTATCAATCTATGCAACATGCAAATATCTTAATTGGAAGTGCACATATACAACAATCTCTGGTGAGAAAACAGCTGGAGTTCACTGGTTCATTTGCTGAAACTGGTCTACCATGTTTCATAACATAAGATGCATCATATGATTCTCCATAGCTTGTCAAAATTGGAAAAAGGCACCAGTGCATGGTTGATGATTGGTGGAACCACCATCATTACAAGTTCTATTTGTTGGAGAGTGAGTGTAGTTTTGTGCTGCTATAAAAATCTTTGCATCATAAAACATTTCTATGCACCACCATATGATACAAAGAATCTCTTGGCATTTTGTTGAGCATTGGCCATTCAAAAGGACAAAGAACAGAGAAGACACAAATGAGACATCCTACTAACTCAACTGAATAAACTGTCTTAATGTATTAGATACCATCTTCAAAT
This window contains:
- the LOC135656938 gene encoding GDP-mannose 3,5-epimerase 1-like, with amino-acid sequence MGSTGHDGTGYGAHTYEDLEREPYWPSGTLRICITGAGGFIASHIARRLKSEGHYIVASDWKKNEHMSEDMFCHEFHLVDLRVMDNCLKVTSGADHVFNLAADMGGMGFIQSNHSVIMYNNTMISFNMLEAARINGVKRFFYASSACIYPEFKQLETNVSLKESDAWPAEPQDAYGLEKLATEELCKHYNKDFGIECRIGRFHNIYGPFGTWKGGREKAPAAFCRKTLTSADRFEMWGDGLQTRSFTFIDECVEGVLRLTKSDFREPVNIGSDEMVSMNEMAEIVLSFEEKKLPIHHIPGPEGVRGRNSDNTLIKEKLGWAPTMKLKDGLRITYFWIKEQIEKEKSQGQDISVYGSSKVVGTQAPVQLGSLRAADGKE